The sequence below is a genomic window from Aureispira sp. CCB-E.
CAAAGAAGACGAAAACGCCGCTGTATTTTCTGTTGCTTTTACTTATATTATTGATGAATTAGCCGATCGTTCTGCATTATTAGACACCAATACACTTCCTGAAGAAGTATTTGTTAATGCCCTACGAAAAGCTAAAAAATATGTTCTCAAACATTATGGAACAATCAAAGTTCCTTTTGGCAAAATGCATATTCATAGACGCGAAAAAGGTAGTGATCTTTCTTTTCCTAGTTCTGGAATGCCTGAGAATATCGCTGCCATGGCATATACTCGTGATAAAAAAGAAAAGGGGAAATTGCGCACTTATTCTGGTGAATCGTACATTCTCATCGCTCAATACGATGACAATGGTGTTGCTGCGCTAGAAACCATTAATTGTTTTGGTAGCTCTAATCGTCCAGAAAGCCCACATTATACAGATCAAATGGAAATGTATGTCAATCGACAATTAAAAAAAATGACCTTAAATAAGGAAGAAATTCTAAAAACTGCCAAAGAAATTTATCATCCTGGCGAACGGGTTCAAAAATAGCCTGTGTTTTATTATTGGCTAGTACTTTCAAATAAAAAAACTTAGGTCTACAGACCTAAGTTTTCCTTATTTATTTTTTAGCAATTTGTCAATCGCTTCTTCCATATCTTCTAGCATTAAAGGATGCCAGTTCACATCTTGATAAGTTACTTTCCCATCGGTGTCAACTAAGTACATTCTAGGAACGTGTAAATCTGCAAACTTATTAAACAACTCTCTTGTCGGATCCTCAACCAAATCATAGCTCAAACCTTCTTTGTTTGACCATTCTTCTAATTCTTCAGCATGATGCTCTCTACCAATACCGACTATATTAATTTTATCCTTTAGGTGTTTGAACTTGTTGCTTATAGCTGGTGTTGCTTCCAAACAAGAGGAACACCATGTTGTAAATAAAACTAGTAGCGTAGGTTTCTCACTACCTTCCCCAAATTTAATATTGGTTCCTTTAGTTGTTTTTACATCAAAACCTTCAATATGATGTATTTTTTTAATGTTTTCCATGTTTGTATTCGCATTGTTAAAAAGTGGGGACAATCAATTCTTATAAAAATAAGATATTATTTAACGAATTCAAATTAAGCTACTGTTAAACTTTGTTATTATAGAATGATTCTATGAAATAGTGCATAAAATTCCTTTTTTATTTGGCTGAGCCAAAAGTTTAAGAACTTTCATACTCTTGCCCATCAATTACCATTTTGGAAATAATTTCGCGCATTACTTCAGAGGTGCCTGCGCCAATCGTTCCAATTCGGGCATCTCGAAATACTCGGGCGATTTTGTAATCTTCCATATAGCCATAACCACCAAAAAACTGCAAACACTCTGTGGCTACTTTATTGCACAATTCTGTTCCTAATAGTTTTGCCATAGAGCATTCTTTCACGGCATATTCCCCATCGTCGTGCAAGCGGCAACAATGATAAGTAAAGTAACGGTTCGCTTCCATCTCCGAAGCCATTTGGGCTATTCTATGGCGCAATACTTGAAATTTATTAATCGATCGCCCAAATGCTTTGCGTTCTGACATATATTGCAACGCATAATTTAAGGCGGCATCACAACTTCCTATCGTGCTAATTGCCCCAACCAAGCGCTCCAACTGTAATCCGCCCATCAAATAATAAAACCCCATTCCAGCATCTCCAATCAGGTTTTTGGCAGGTACCTTTACATCATCAAAACTTAATTCTGCGGTATCCGAAGCATGCCAGCCCAATTTTTTAAGCTTTCGAGCAGAGACACCTTCAGCCTGTCGGTCTATAACCAACAAACTAATCCCGCCTACGCCTGCGTCAGGATCTGTCTTAACTACCGCTACCATAAAATCACCATATACACCATTCGTAATAAATGTTTTACTACCATTAACAATATAATGGTCTCCATCTCGAATGGCTTTTGTTTGGATATTCATAACATCAGACCCCGCACTAGGTTCAGAAATAGCAATGGAACAAATCCACTCTCCCGAAATTGCTTTAGGAAGGTATTTTTCTTTTAAATAATCCGATCCATGTGCCAAAATGTAAGGCGTAGACATATAAGATTGTACCATAGGTAGGATGGCAAATCCCCCTGAAAAGCATTTGGAAATTTCTTCTACTAAAATTACAGAATAGAAAAAATCTAAATCTGACCCTCCATATTTTTCTGGAAAATTGAGTCCAAAGTAGCCCATCTCTCCAAATTTTTTCCAAAAATCTTTTGGAATACGGCGATCCTCTTCCCATTGATCTATGTTAGGGACAACTTCTTTGTTCAAAAAATCACGCAAAGATTGTCTAAATAGATGGTGTTCTTCAGTAAAATAGTATGATTTCATAATTGATTATTGGTTGTTTAAGTTTCTTACAATTGTTCTTTATCATTACTCCGTTGAAACCACGCAGTAGCAGCGCAGCTAAATCGTATTAGTTTAATTATCAGCAAGATGTATTTTTTGTCAACCTTTACACTAAAAGACTGGTAATCAAACTAAAAAAGCAACGGAGTACTACTTTATTATAGCTACTCCTAATGATTAGGAAAAAGCCCATCCATTACAATAGTAGCACAATCTTTATTTGCGCAATCAAATGTTACATTCATTTGATTGTGCAACTGAGTTTTCAGCTCTTCGAAACCTTTCATAAAATTACGGGGCAACGAAAGTCGTTTTAAAACAACTTCTATTGCTTCTAATTCTTTTAATACTTTCACTTGAGAATGGATGTAAGTGGTAGAGTTCATTTCTAAAAAGAGATATTGCTCCAATTCATTCATTAAGTTGTCAAGTTTTAAATCCGATGCTGGCATTGATCGTATTTTTTCTACCCGCTTCCAAAATGCCAAAAGTTGCCCATCTCCTAGAATGCTATGCCAACAAAAATCACAATCGTGCTCAGACAATGCCCCCACATCAAAGGAATTATACTCACCTACAGCATCGTATAACAACTGAAAGATTTCGTCATCGACTTTTGCTGGAGTTGTCTTTGCTTTTTCTAAAAAAGCAAGCACATCAATGTATAATTCTACAGAGCATTCACTACACAACTGCGTATAAGTAAATATTTTAAGCAAACACTTTAACATTACTTCATCGTATACACCTTCATACAAACGTTCTGCTATCGAAGGCAACAGTTCTGCGACTGCTTTTGGTTTCGTGTTGTAATAATCCAGTAACGCCTCTGCGGTCGAAATTGCATCAAAATCATGAATTACTTGCTGAATGGTTTCGTGCTTTTCCTTTCCTATATCTTTGATCAATTCTTCCGAAAATGGAATGGTAGCTGCTATATTAGGTGTGCCATCCTTAGGTCTTTCTATAAACTCTATTGCCCCTCCATAGACCCAACCAGACACACAGTTATCTATATCAATCTTATACCAATGAGCATTGAACTCCTGATTTCTAAGTGTAATTTTTTCTTTCTGATCCGACTGCTTCCCTTGATAAGCCCAATAAGAATTTTCTCGGAGCGATGCCACCACTTTTGAATGATTCGTACTAGGACGATCTCTTACTCTTAGGTGATCAACCTTAACTAAGATATATTCTTTTTTTTTTCGAAATAGTATCCTTGATAGTTGAAATAGTTGTTGAATCAGATAAAGTTTCTGCTGGTGTTTGATTGGAGTTTTTTTCAGACGTGCAACTAATTAGAAAAATAAAAAGAAGTAAGCCTGCAATAATGTATAAAAAAGATGCTTCAGATAATAACTGGTGATCTCTACCTGCATTAGAGTTTCTCATAATCGGGCGGTTTGTGTGGTTCTGTGATTTGATTGCTAAGTTCTCTGGGTCACCTTTAGATAGATAGTTGAAAAGTAGTTCAGTTGTCCTCTAAAATAAAAATAGTTCTGTAGTCTTTGGTACTAATCTCCCAATAATTTTTGTTAAAACTCAAAAACATCTCCCCATAGTCGTTGCCCTCCGTCAATATAAATTGTTTCTCCTGTAATAAAAGCAGCCATAGGACTCATTAAAAAAACCGTCAAATCTGCAACTTCTTGAGTAGTTCCAAGTCTCTTAAGAGGAATTCGATTACTGACATCTTTTAGTAATTCTGGTGGGTATTGCTCTAATCCTGTTGACTTAATAATTCCTGGTGCAATTGCATTAATATTGATTTGATAGCGACTCCACTCTACGGCTAGAGTTTTTGTCATATTGTCTACCCCTGCCCTTGCTGCACCAGTATGTACCATTCCAGGAAAACCTCGATACACATTAGCTATAATGTTAACAATATTCCCTTTGTTTTGAGGAATAAAAAATGTATTTGCCATTGTTTGTGTCATATACCAAGTACCATTTAGATTATTATTGATCACGGCATTCCAACCATTTGGGCTGATATCCTGTGCTCGAGAAGGGAATTGCCCTCCTGCATTATTGATCAAAATATCTAAGCGACCAGATTTTTGTTGTATCTGCGCTGCTATTTCTTTTACACGATCTATGTTCCGAATATCTCCTGCTATAGCGTAGCAGGAACCACTTTTACCAAGTTCTTTAGCTGCTACTTCTAATTTTTCCTGATTTCTAGAAGTAATATAAACAGTAGCACCATACGATAAACAAGACGCCGCTATCTTATAACCAATGCCACTTCTTCCTCCTGTGACTAAAATGACTTTATCTTTTAATAAATTCTGAGCAAACATGAATTTCTTTTTTTAGGAATGTGCAATAGACCTTAACAGTCCGCTAATTTTTAATTATTTTTGTTTAAAATTAAGATACTAAAAGTATCAATAGCTTTATCCAAAAGCGCTTCTATTTTCTCCATATTTTTTATTCTTGTCGTCTAAAAAATAGGGCAATACTTCTTTCAAAACAATGTTATTTTCTGGATACTTTTTCAGCTTACTTAACTATGAAACCAATTAGAAAATTATACGAACAATTGGGAGTTGACAAATACTACAAAGATTATGGTCATCAATACCAAAACCCTCATAATCAACAAATCGAAACACTCATTATTAATAATGAAGATAAGTTGGACTATAGTACCGTATTAGACTTTTGTGCAGGAGGTGGAGAAGTAAGTTGGATTTTAAAAGAAATGGGATATTCTAATATGACAGGAAGTGACCCTTATACACATCAATTGTATGAAAAAAATTTAAAACAAAAATGCTATCGTTGGTCTTTTGATGATGTTATTAAAGGGAAACTAGAAGGTAATTACAGTTCTATCATCTGTAGTTTTGCTATGCATCTCTGTGAAGAACAAAAACTGTATCCTTTGACCATCCAGTTATTTCAACACAGCAAAAGTCTCATTATTTTAAGCCCACACAAACGCCCTGTTTTAGAAGTACTTAGTGGTGTCGAACTAGATTTTACAGATCATGCCTTAACTCCAAAAGGAAAAAAGGTATTTTTAAAGCATTATATTTATAAATTTTAACAATATGGGGGTAGAAATAGAACGTAAATATTTGGTACAACTAGAAGCTTGGGAAAAAGCCAAATCCCAAGCTACCTGCATGGAGCTTTCTCAAGGGTATTTATCTTTAGATCCAGCACGTACCGTTCGTATTCGCATCCAAAAAGAGCAAGCTTTATTAACCATTAAAGGCAAAAGTCAAGGAATCTCTAGAGTAGAATTTGAATATACCATTCCATTGGCTGAAGGAATGGAATTGCTGAAAATATGCCAAGGTTCTATTATTAGAAAAAAACGGTATGTCTTAACAGTAAATGATCTCACTTGGGAAGTTGATGAGTTTGAAGGAGACAATGTAGGCTTGATTTTAGCAGAAGTAGAACTCGATACAGAAAACCAATCTATCGAACTTCCTCTATGGATACAAGAAGAAGTTTCCCATGACCAGCGTTATTTTAACTCTAATTTAGTCCTACATCCTTTCAAAAACTGGTCATAAACTAGCTTCGACGATTTATTACTTCCTCTACTTTATCCTCTGTAACACCCATTTTTTTTAGCTATTTGTGAAACAGGCATTCCTAAATCCCCCAATAGCTATTGCTTAGTCAAATCTTATTAATGGTATTTTTCTCATAGTATAAATATACTGTTGATGGATAAAATATGTTCCCCCTAATTTATCCTTAACTATTCATTTTGCTCTAAAAAGGTTCTTGCTCTAAGAATAGCATTTCTTCGAACATTTAGGTAAAATAAATTAAAATCTCCTACATGATAATTATCTCGTTGAAAGAGTCCTCCTAAAAACATTTTAGGCTTTCCGACCCACAACACAGGACCATGTACTTGTGCATCAAACAATTTTTTTCTCAGTATATTAAAACCTAACAATATTGCTCCCTCATTAGCACTGTAAGGAGCATAAGTAGTATCTGCTTTCCAAGTCAAAGGATTTACACAAACATCTTCATCTTGAATCCAATCTGGCATATAACCACGATTATAAGTTCTCCAAGTTACAAAACATCCCGTCTGTTCTGGTTCTGTTCCTAAAGGAATGGACTCATAGGTTCCTTCTTCTACCCCCCATCCTACAATATAAGCTGCAATTAGCTGCTTGTACAAATCCGTTCCATCAAACCATTCTTTAAGCAATAGTTTTAGGTGTCTTGCTCCTTGGCTATGCCCCGCCAAAATAAACGGTCGCCCTTTGTTTTCGTTTTTTAAATAATACTCAAACGCATTTTTTACATCTTCGTAAGCCAAATCCAAGGCCTTATTTCCTTCTTGAGTGTATGGTTCAAAAAAACTACGAATGTGCGCTTGACGATACCTTGGAGCATATACTTTTCCTGCTTGATTAAAAATACTTGCTTGTAATTTGATTGTTGTTTTGTCTACCTGTTTGTTCATTTTATCGTCCTCTACAGCAGCATTCCACAAATATTCATTTTGGGGAGTCTCTGTAAAAATGGTTGGATGTACAAAGAAGACGTCTACTTTATCTGGTAAATTGGTTAATTCCGTTTTTAATGGTCTAGGAATTTTATCTGCTTTGTCCTTTTTACTAGGATGTGCTGCCCAATTTTCTAGTTTGGAATAATCGGGTCGAGCGGGCTGAGGAACTTGACCAAAGGCTTCAATTTTAGTTTGTGTGTAAGAAGTCGTTGCAAACAAAAGAAAAAGTATTGTAGTCGTTAAAGTAACAATTTGCATAGTTTTATGAATCGGTAAAATAATTTTGCTGTTATAAAATAGAATACTTCGTATTGGTAATCAGCTGTAGCGTACTCACAAAGCACCTTGTAGTAATAAAAAGAATAAATGTGTAATAAACAATCATAAGATCTATTCTGTTCAAATTCCTCTAATTGAAATGCAAACTAAAGATACTAAAGTTCGTTTGAACATTGCAATAAAAAGCTTTTCTAACTCCATTTGTAATCCGTTCTATGAAGGAACTATATTTTTTAAATTGCTGTTTTAAATTTTGAGCAGACACTTTATACTCCTTATTGCCAAACAACGAATTTAATAAAGGAAACTTTTTAATTTTTCTACCTAAAGCATAAAAATCAATCAAGGACTACTTTTTAGTCTTCCCTTTTTTTAGTATTTTGACTAAACTTTTATATTTATTTAAAATCCATTATTCTAGAAATAATCCTCCATTGATTTTTTAGTTTTTTTTAGAGCAAAATTACATCTTACTAATAATCGCATTCATGCAATACTACTTAGTAGCAGTGCAGCTAACTAAAAGCGTAGCGCTCACGAAGTACCACGTAGTAGCAGCGAAGCTAAACTAATACGATTTTCCAACGGAGTAATGCTAGAAACCAACAAGCTTTTTTTTGAGTATAGTCTATTTATAAATAACACATAGCCCAATGATAGAATATAATTTAAATTTCATGCATCCACAATATGGAACTACATTGAATGTAGACATTGATGGTTCTTTTACCGTTGAAGAAATGATCAACAATCTTCTTTTGAGTGGTTTTATCAACGAGAATAAAAATGGATATGATTTTGAATTAATGGGACAAGCACTAGAACGTCAGATGACTTTTGACGAGATTCAGGAACTCTACGATGGTGCTGTGATAAAAATTATAGCGCACAAAGATGATGCACCAGAAATAATTCCAGCTCAAAAAGAAATTTCTCTTCGAATTAAACACCCTACAGAGCCTTTAATTTTAGATATTCAACTCCCTAAGGATAGCCCTTTAAGTAGCATAATACAACAAGCTTCTGAAAAGAATTTTGTGCAAGGTGTCGATGGTATTTTGCACCTGCAAAAAGGGGATAAATTATTAGACTTAAATGAAAATGCACTTCAAAATGGACTGACAGAGGGAGATTTTTTGCAACTAACACAGGTTGATGCCAAGCAAGAAAATCCTTTAGAAACAGCTGTTGACACTCTAAACCAAAAATTAGAGCAACTAGAAACACAACTTCAAAATCAATTGGTTAGCATCAAAGATGCTTTGCCTGCTGCTAATATGATTCCTATTGATCCAACTCGTGCCGTCAATCCAACAATGGAACATTACGAAAGTATTGACACGATTGTTAATCGTTTGCGAGAAGCGTCCAAAGAACCTCCACTAAAACCAATTCGTCCCATATCGCTACCCATTCTTCTAATGGAAGGGCTCTTATTGGTCATTGCTCTATTGGTTGTATTACTTTTGACTGGCGTGATTCGCTTTTAAACATAAACATGAGTCATCCCGAATTTATGAGATGACAAAAAAATAAAAACTCTTGCGTAAATTTGGGATTAACGACAATTCCAAAACGACAAGAGTTTTTTTATGTATAAAACATACTTACAAGATAAAATAGAAAAAGGAAAAATAAATGGTGCCGACAATTTTCTTTTGAAAAAAAGTTCTAAATACTTAGAAGGATTACTGATAAAACTAGATGAGCAAATAGATAGCCGTTTGGTTAGAACATTTTATAATCTATTCATTTCCATACTGATATTAAGAAATAAGAGTAGCGGTTTACTTTTAAGTGAGTTAGGCGGGTACATTTGTGGATTTCGGAAGGCACCAGCAGGGACAAAGCGAATAAGCAACTTGTTAAGGAGCAAAAAATGGGAACACAAGTTAATAAAAGACTATTTGTTTGAGAAGACAAAAGAGCGTATTGCCAGCTTGCAAAAAGAAGGAAAACGCCCTTTGTTGTTATGGGATGATTCTCGTTTAGAAAAGCCAGAAAGTTGGTGGAGTGAAGGATTGTGTAGTGTCTGGAGTAGTAAAGGCAAGCGATTAACAAAAATTAAACGCGGTTTTTACCGACCACCAAGTAGCAGAATATGTGTCCCTGGCTATAAGTGGACAGCTACGATGTTGTCTTGCCTAGGAGGAGTGCCAAGTGTTTGTCAAATGACTTGGTGGACAACAAGAGGCAAGCATAAAGAACTCGCTACTAATATCATTTTTCGTATGCTAAAACGATTAAAAAAGGAATTAAATACAGGAGTTCTACATGTTTTGGATAGAGGATATGCAAATATCTGGACAGTAGAGCATATGTTACATTTCCAACAAGATTTTCTGATCCGTTGGAAGAAAAATCATCTACTTATCGCTACGAAAAAAGGAAAGAAGAAAACACATTTATTAGCCCGTTCATTTAAAGGAAAAAAACCTAGATTAATTTATGACAAGGAACGAAAAGAGCAACGTTCTGCAACTATAGCATGGGGAGAAGTCTTTCATCCAGAGTTACCCGATATTCCCTTATATTTAGTTATTCTTAGAGACAAAAAAAGACAGACTCCTCCTATTTATTTTCTGACTTCTGTAATCATTACAAATGCCAGAACTGCTTGGGAAATGGCGAATAGCTATATGCATCGCTGGGAAATTGAGCAATCTTTTCGTTTCTGTAAAACAGAGTTAGCAATGGAATCTCCTAGATTGTGGTTTTGGGAAAACAAGCTTAAGTTATTAGCTATCGTTGCTTTGGTTTATGATTTTCTTTTAACTCTACTTCGAAATTGGAGAACTTGGGTCAACCTTTTCCTCCGAAACTGGGGACATCGAACAGGAAATCGGTATAGAAATACTTCCATACCGATTTACCGTCTTAGAGCTGCCATCTCCGTTTGTATTTTTTCTCTCTTTGCTCTATTACAAAATTCGGGATGACTCATGTTTATACCGATACTACTTTTATAATATTGACGGGGCAAGCTTTTTCTGCTCGCTTATTATCTTCATATTCATGGTCTCCAACCTTTACGATATGAAAACCTCGCTTATTTTCACTTCCTATTAATACCGTTTTACCATCTTTTTTAGACATCGCCCAACGGTCAGAAGCCATTTCACAGCAATAATTGCAACCAATGCATTTTGCTCGTTGTAAAGAGATCGTTACCATATTAATTATGCTTCAACTTCTACATCTACAAGCTTATAAAGCTTGTCAGATTTTCTAATTAATTGCTCCAAAGGAAAAGTACAATCCATTCCTT
It includes:
- a CDS encoding TlpA disulfide reductase family protein; this encodes MENIKKIHHIEGFDVKTTKGTNIKFGEGSEKPTLLVLFTTWCSSCLEATPAISNKFKHLKDKINIVGIGREHHAEELEEWSNKEGLSYDLVEDPTRELFNKFADLHVPRMYLVDTDGKVTYQDVNWHPLMLEDMEEAIDKLLKNK
- a CDS encoding acyl-CoA dehydrogenase family protein, whose translation is MKSYYFTEEHHLFRQSLRDFLNKEVVPNIDQWEEDRRIPKDFWKKFGEMGYFGLNFPEKYGGSDLDFFYSVILVEEISKCFSGGFAILPMVQSYMSTPYILAHGSDYLKEKYLPKAISGEWICSIAISEPSAGSDVMNIQTKAIRDGDHYIVNGSKTFITNGVYGDFMVAVVKTDPDAGVGGISLLVIDRQAEGVSARKLKKLGWHASDTAELSFDDVKVPAKNLIGDAGMGFYYLMGGLQLERLVGAISTIGSCDAALNYALQYMSERKAFGRSINKFQVLRHRIAQMASEMEANRYFTYHCCRLHDDGEYAVKECSMAKLLGTELCNKVATECLQFFGGYGYMEDYKIARVFRDARIGTIGAGTSEVMREIISKMVIDGQEYESS
- a CDS encoding SDR family oxidoreductase; this translates as MFAQNLLKDKVILVTGGRSGIGYKIAASCLSYGATVYITSRNQEKLEVAAKELGKSGSCYAIAGDIRNIDRVKEIAAQIQQKSGRLDILINNAGGQFPSRAQDISPNGWNAVINNNLNGTWYMTQTMANTFFIPQNKGNIVNIIANVYRGFPGMVHTGAARAGVDNMTKTLAVEWSRYQININAIAPGIIKSTGLEQYPPELLKDVSNRIPLKRLGTTQEVADLTVFLMSPMAAFITGETIYIDGGQRLWGDVFEF
- a CDS encoding CYTH domain-containing protein, which translates into the protein MGVEIERKYLVQLEAWEKAKSQATCMELSQGYLSLDPARTVRIRIQKEQALLTIKGKSQGISRVEFEYTIPLAEGMELLKICQGSIIRKKRYVLTVNDLTWEVDEFEGDNVGLILAEVELDTENQSIELPLWIQEEVSHDQRYFNSNLVLHPFKNWS
- a CDS encoding DUF3089 domain-containing protein: MQIVTLTTTILFLLFATTSYTQTKIEAFGQVPQPARPDYSKLENWAAHPSKKDKADKIPRPLKTELTNLPDKVDVFFVHPTIFTETPQNEYLWNAAVEDDKMNKQVDKTTIKLQASIFNQAGKVYAPRYRQAHIRSFFEPYTQEGNKALDLAYEDVKNAFEYYLKNENKGRPFILAGHSQGARHLKLLLKEWFDGTDLYKQLIAAYIVGWGVEEGTYESIPLGTEPEQTGCFVTWRTYNRGYMPDWIQDEDVCVNPLTWKADTTYAPYSANEGAILLGFNILRKKLFDAQVHGPVLWVGKPKMFLGGLFQRDNYHVGDFNLFYLNVRRNAILRARTFLEQNE
- a CDS encoding transposase, which codes for MYKTYLQDKIEKGKINGADNFLLKKSSKYLEGLLIKLDEQIDSRLVRTFYNLFISILILRNKSSGLLLSELGGYICGFRKAPAGTKRISNLLRSKKWEHKLIKDYLFEKTKERIASLQKEGKRPLLLWDDSRLEKPESWWSEGLCSVWSSKGKRLTKIKRGFYRPPSSRICVPGYKWTATMLSCLGGVPSVCQMTWWTTRGKHKELATNIIFRMLKRLKKELNTGVLHVLDRGYANIWTVEHMLHFQQDFLIRWKKNHLLIATKKGKKKTHLLARSFKGKKPRLIYDKERKEQRSATIAWGEVFHPELPDIPLYLVILRDKKRQTPPIYFLTSVIITNARTAWEMANSYMHRWEIEQSFRFCKTELAMESPRLWFWENKLKLLAIVALVYDFLLTLLRNWRTWVNLFLRNWGHRTGNRYRNTSIPIYRLRAAISVCIFSLFALLQNSG
- a CDS encoding ferredoxin, translating into MVTISLQRAKCIGCNYCCEMASDRWAMSKKDGKTVLIGSENKRGFHIVKVGDHEYEDNKRAEKACPVNIIKVVSV